From a region of the Rhodococcus sp. 4CII genome:
- a CDS encoding DUF503 domain-containing protein produces the protein MYVGALELDILLGDVRSLKEKRAMVKPVLAELRRYGVSAAETGEQDRYRRSMLGVTMASSAVDHVHEVLDTCERHVAELPELQLLAVRRRIFGPED, from the coding sequence TTGTACGTCGGTGCGCTCGAGCTCGACATCTTGCTCGGTGACGTGCGATCTCTGAAAGAGAAGCGTGCAATGGTCAAGCCGGTTCTGGCGGAGCTGCGACGTTACGGTGTCTCGGCGGCCGAGACCGGCGAACAGGATCGGTACCGCCGGTCCATGCTCGGTGTCACCATGGCGAGTTCGGCGGTCGATCATGTGCACGAGGTGCTCGACACGTGCGAACGACACGTCGCCGAGTTGCCCGAACTGCAACTACTTGCGGTCCGGCGAAGGATTTTCGGCCCCGAGGACTGA
- a CDS encoding bifunctional oligoribonuclease/PAP phosphatase NrnA, whose translation MTHTQETSLSDLDRCEVFLPQAVAVLENATSVTILCHVQPDADTIGSGLALALVLERKGIPVQVAFGAPDELPESMRELPGTHLLVPSDQVRRNVDLLVTVDCGSAGRLGKLADRLATAGETLVIDHHRSNTRFGRMNLIDESAESTTAVLAQMFDVWGVDIDADLAHCLYAGLVTDTGSFRWVQPGTHTLAERLLATGIDGARIARRLLDTHPFGWLPMLSSVLGSATLVPEAAGGRGLVYAVIRQAYVGGLRSEEIESVIDIVRTTSEAEVAAVLKEAVNGTWSVSLRSKSDVDVSLVAGYLGGGGHRFAAGYTADTSADEIVASLVESLG comes from the coding sequence ATGACCCACACTCAGGAGACGTCCCTGTCTGATCTCGATCGTTGCGAGGTGTTCCTGCCGCAGGCGGTCGCCGTTCTCGAGAACGCGACATCGGTGACGATTCTGTGTCACGTCCAACCCGACGCCGACACGATCGGCAGCGGTCTCGCGCTGGCGTTGGTGCTCGAGCGCAAGGGAATTCCGGTGCAGGTCGCGTTCGGTGCGCCGGACGAACTGCCGGAGTCGATGCGCGAACTGCCGGGCACCCACCTGCTGGTGCCTTCGGATCAGGTGCGCCGCAACGTCGACCTGCTGGTGACGGTCGACTGCGGCAGTGCCGGGCGTCTCGGGAAGCTCGCCGACCGGCTCGCGACGGCGGGGGAGACCCTCGTCATCGATCATCACCGCTCCAACACCCGCTTCGGCCGCATGAACCTGATCGACGAGTCGGCGGAATCGACCACCGCGGTCCTGGCGCAGATGTTCGACGTGTGGGGTGTGGACATCGACGCCGACCTCGCGCACTGCCTGTATGCGGGGCTCGTCACCGACACCGGTTCGTTCCGCTGGGTGCAGCCGGGCACCCACACCCTCGCGGAGAGACTCCTCGCCACCGGCATCGATGGCGCCCGCATCGCGCGGCGTCTGCTCGACACCCATCCGTTCGGCTGGCTGCCCATGCTGTCCTCGGTACTCGGCTCGGCGACGCTCGTCCCCGAAGCGGCGGGCGGGCGCGGACTGGTCTACGCCGTCATCCGGCAGGCCTACGTCGGCGGTCTGCGCTCCGAGGAGATCGAGAGCGTCATCGACATCGTCCGGACGACGTCCGAGGCGGAGGTCGCCGCCGTCCTCAAGGAGGCGGTGAACGGCACCTGGTCGGTGTCGCTGCGGTCGAAGTCCGATGTGGACGTCTCGCTCGTCGCCGGTTATCTCGGTGGCGGCGGGCACCGGTTCGCGGCGGGCTACACGGCCGACACCTCCGCAGACGAGATCGTGGCCTCGCTCGTCGAGTCGCTCGGTTGA
- a CDS encoding metallophosphoesterase translates to MAPKLMAVSDTHVGHRGNRPITEDIYPDSPEDWLIVAGDVSEKTDDIRWALKLLCSRFAKVIWVPGNHELWTTAKDPVQIHGAARYDYLVTMCREIGVVTPEDPFPVWEDEDGPVTLVPMFLLYDYTFLPEGATTKEEGLAIAREKNVVATDEFLLSSEPFGTRDAWCRNRVETTKARLDALPTGTRTVLINHFPLVREPTQVLWYPEFSLWCGTELTADWHTRYNAVCAVYGHLHIPRTTYYDGVRFEEVSLGYPREWQRRGLPDRLLRQILPVPEYPPGTLNKWGGHFKVTPEQEAEVEKMRARGAL, encoded by the coding sequence GTGGCACCCAAATTGATGGCGGTGAGCGACACCCATGTGGGGCACCGGGGAAACCGGCCGATCACCGAGGACATCTACCCCGACTCGCCGGAGGACTGGCTGATCGTCGCGGGCGACGTGTCGGAGAAGACCGACGACATCCGGTGGGCGCTGAAGCTTCTGTGCAGCCGGTTCGCCAAGGTCATCTGGGTGCCGGGCAACCACGAACTGTGGACGACGGCGAAGGATCCGGTGCAGATCCACGGCGCCGCCCGGTACGACTACCTGGTCACCATGTGCCGCGAGATCGGCGTCGTCACTCCGGAAGATCCGTTCCCGGTGTGGGAGGACGAGGACGGACCGGTGACGCTGGTCCCGATGTTCCTGCTGTACGACTACACGTTCCTGCCCGAGGGCGCCACCACGAAGGAGGAGGGTCTCGCGATCGCACGCGAGAAGAACGTGGTCGCCACGGACGAATTCCTGCTGTCGAGTGAACCGTTCGGGACCCGGGACGCCTGGTGCCGCAACCGTGTCGAGACAACGAAGGCGCGCCTGGACGCCCTGCCTACGGGAACGCGAACCGTCCTGATCAACCACTTCCCGTTGGTCCGTGAACCGACGCAGGTGCTGTGGTACCCGGAGTTCTCCCTGTGGTGCGGCACCGAACTGACCGCGGACTGGCACACCCGGTACAACGCCGTCTGCGCCGTGTACGGGCACCTGCACATTCCGCGCACCACCTACTACGACGGGGTGCGGTTCGAAGAGGTGTCGCTGGGCTACCCGCGGGAGTGGCAGCGGCGCGGACTGCCCGACCGGTTGCTGCGGCAGATCCTCCCGGTGCCGGAGTATCCGCCGGGAACCCTGAACAAGTGGGGAGGCCACTTCAAGGTCACACCCGAGCAGGAAGCCGAAGTGGAGAAGATGCGGGCGAGGGGGGCCCTGTGA
- the infB gene encoding translation initiation factor IF-2, which translates to MAGKARVHELAKELGVTSKELLATLKEQGEFVKSASSTVEAPVARRLRESFPSSKSDSAARPAAKPGAPAPSAPATAAKPGGPRPGPKPAAPAPAAPAAAAPAPTPAAPAPAPAAPAASAATPAAPASNAPKPGRPTPAAPAPAAPAAPAASAAAPAAPSTGAKPGGPRPGPKPPRVGNNPYSSAPAERPAPRPAPGAPRPGAPRPAPGQGGPRPSPGSMPPRPNPGAMPARSARPAPGGRPGRPGGAPGGRPGGGGGGYRGGGAPGAGAGAPGGGAPAGGFRGRPGGGGRPGQRGAAAGAFGRPGGAPRRGRKSKRQKRQEYDSMQAPAVGGVRLPRGNGETIRLARGASLSDFAEKIDANPAALVQALFNLGEMVTATQSVNDETLELLGGEMNYVVQVVSPEDEDRELLDSFDLTYGEDEGGEEDLESRPPVVTVMGHVDHGKTRLLDTIRKANVREGEAGGITQHIGAYQVLTELDGNERLVTFIDTPGHEAFTAMRARGAKATDLAILVVAADDGVMPQTVEAINHAQAADVPIVVAVNKIDKEGANPDKIRQQLTEYGLVAEEYGGDTMFVDISAKQGTNIDALLEAVLLTADAALDLRANPDMDAQGVAIEAHLDRGRGPVATVLIQRGTLRVGDSIVAGDAYGRVRRMVDEHGEDVLEALPSRPVQVVGFTSVPGAGDNLLVVDEDRIARQIADRRNARKRNALAAKSRKRISLEDLDSALKETSQLNLILKGDNSGTVEALEEALHGIEIDDEVQLRVIDRGVGGVTETNVNLAAASNAIIIGFNVRAEGKATELANREGVDIRYYSVIYQAIDEVEKALKGMLKPIYEEVELGKAEIRAMFRSSKVGNIAGCLVTSGSIRRNAKARLLRDNTVVAETVTISSLKREKEDVVEVREGYECGLTLTYSDIKVGDVIEAYELREKPRD; encoded by the coding sequence GTGGCAGGCAAGGCCCGCGTGCACGAGTTGGCTAAAGAACTCGGTGTCACAAGTAAAGAACTACTCGCAACGCTCAAGGAGCAGGGCGAGTTCGTGAAGTCGGCGTCCTCCACGGTGGAGGCGCCCGTCGCCAGGCGTCTGCGGGAGTCGTTCCCGTCGTCGAAGTCCGATTCCGCAGCCCGTCCGGCTGCCAAGCCCGGTGCCCCCGCGCCGAGCGCCCCGGCGACCGCAGCCAAGCCGGGCGGACCCCGTCCCGGTCCCAAGCCCGCAGCCCCGGCTCCGGCAGCGCCCGCTGCTGCAGCCCCGGCGCCCACCCCCGCGGCTCCGGCGCCGGCACCGGCGGCCCCCGCGGCGAGCGCAGCCACCCCGGCTGCACCGGCGAGCAACGCTCCCAAGCCCGGACGTCCGACCCCGGCTGCACCGGCTCCGGCCGCACCCGCGGCCCCGGCCGCGTCGGCTGCTGCCCCGGCGGCTCCGTCCACGGGTGCCAAGCCCGGCGGACCCCGCCCCGGCCCGAAGCCCCCGCGCGTCGGTAACAACCCGTACTCCTCGGCTCCCGCCGAGCGTCCGGCACCGCGTCCCGCTCCCGGCGCACCGCGTCCCGGTGCACCCCGTCCGGCTCCCGGTCAGGGCGGTCCCCGGCCGAGCCCCGGCTCGATGCCTCCCCGCCCGAACCCGGGCGCGATGCCTGCTCGTTCGGCACGTCCCGCCCCCGGCGGCCGTCCCGGCCGTCCCGGCGGAGCACCCGGTGGTCGTCCCGGTGGCGGCGGCGGTGGATACCGCGGTGGCGGAGCTCCCGGTGCCGGTGCAGGTGCGCCCGGTGGCGGAGCACCCGCCGGTGGTTTCCGCGGTCGTCCCGGTGGCGGTGGCCGCCCCGGTCAGCGTGGTGCGGCAGCAGGTGCGTTCGGTCGTCCCGGCGGCGCCCCGCGTCGTGGGCGCAAGTCGAAGCGTCAGAAGCGCCAGGAATACGATTCGATGCAGGCGCCCGCCGTCGGCGGCGTGCGGTTGCCCCGTGGCAACGGCGAGACCATTCGCCTCGCCCGCGGTGCTTCCCTGTCGGACTTCGCGGAGAAGATCGACGCGAACCCCGCAGCGTTGGTGCAGGCACTGTTCAACCTCGGCGAGATGGTGACGGCGACCCAGTCGGTCAACGACGAGACGCTGGAACTGCTCGGCGGCGAGATGAACTACGTCGTCCAGGTGGTCAGCCCGGAGGACGAGGACCGCGAGCTGCTCGACAGCTTCGACCTCACCTACGGCGAAGACGAAGGTGGCGAAGAGGACCTCGAGTCCCGTCCGCCGGTGGTCACCGTCATGGGCCACGTCGACCACGGTAAGACCCGACTGCTCGACACGATCCGTAAGGCCAACGTCCGTGAGGGCGAGGCCGGCGGCATCACGCAGCACATCGGTGCCTACCAGGTGCTCACCGAGCTCGACGGCAACGAGCGTCTCGTGACGTTCATCGACACCCCCGGTCACGAGGCCTTCACGGCCATGCGTGCCCGTGGTGCCAAGGCCACCGACCTCGCGATCCTGGTCGTCGCCGCCGACGACGGCGTCATGCCGCAGACGGTGGAAGCGATCAACCACGCCCAGGCGGCCGACGTGCCGATCGTGGTCGCGGTGAACAAGATCGACAAGGAAGGCGCGAACCCGGACAAGATCCGGCAGCAGCTCACCGAGTACGGACTGGTCGCCGAGGAATACGGCGGAGACACCATGTTCGTCGACATCTCGGCGAAGCAGGGCACCAACATCGATGCACTGCTCGAGGCCGTGCTGTTGACGGCGGACGCTGCCCTGGACCTGCGGGCCAACCCGGACATGGACGCTCAGGGTGTCGCCATCGAGGCGCACCTCGACCGTGGACGCGGCCCCGTCGCGACCGTGCTCATTCAGCGCGGAACGCTGCGGGTCGGCGACTCGATCGTGGCCGGCGACGCATACGGTCGTGTGCGCCGCATGGTCGACGAGCACGGCGAAGACGTTCTCGAGGCTCTGCCCTCGCGTCCCGTCCAGGTGGTCGGCTTCACGTCGGTCCCCGGCGCAGGCGACAACCTGCTCGTGGTCGACGAGGACCGGATCGCCCGGCAGATCGCCGACCGGCGCAATGCGCGTAAGCGCAACGCACTGGCCGCGAAGAGCCGCAAGCGCATCAGCCTCGAGGACCTGGACTCGGCTCTCAAGGAGACGTCGCAGCTCAACCTGATCCTCAAGGGCGACAACTCGGGAACCGTGGAGGCCTTGGAAGAGGCTCTGCACGGCATCGAGATCGACGACGAGGTGCAGTTGCGGGTCATCGACCGGGGTGTCGGTGGCGTCACCGAGACCAACGTCAACCTGGCCGCTGCGTCGAACGCGATCATCATCGGGTTCAACGTCCGCGCCGAGGGCAAGGCGACCGAGTTGGCGAACCGCGAGGGCGTCGACATCCGGTACTACTCGGTGATCTACCAGGCCATCGACGAGGTCGAGAAGGCGCTCAAGGGCATGCTCAAGCCGATCTACGAAGAGGTCGAGCTGGGCAAGGCGGAGATCCGCGCGATGTTCCGTTCGTCCAAGGTCGGCAACATCGCCGGTTGCCTCGTCACCTCGGGTAGCATCCGTCGCAATGCGAAGGCCCGGCTGCTGCGTGACAACACGGTTGTCGCCGAGACCGTCACCATTTCCTCGCTCAAGCGGGAGAAGGAAGACGTTGTCGAGGTACGCGAGGGTTACGAGTGCGGTTTGACGCTCACCTACTCCGACATCAAGGTCGGTGACGTCATCGAGGCCTACGAGCTTCGGGAAAAGCCGCGCGACTGA
- a CDS encoding YlxR family protein, whose translation MVQHEHPDSVRVPTGSPVRTCIGCRERALAVDLLRVVVGESGPQGHVLTPDPGRRLPGRGAWLHPAEDCLNLAERRRAFGRALRVSGSVDVSEVDHWVRAGHPPRAVPLEQNRHKHS comes from the coding sequence ATGGTTCAGCATGAGCACCCCGATTCCGTGCGCGTTCCTACCGGTTCACCGGTGCGAACATGCATAGGATGTAGGGAGCGCGCGCTGGCTGTCGATCTGCTCAGGGTTGTGGTGGGTGAGAGCGGGCCGCAAGGTCACGTTCTCACTCCGGACCCGGGGCGCAGGCTTCCCGGACGAGGTGCGTGGCTGCACCCCGCCGAGGATTGCCTGAACCTCGCGGAAAGACGCCGAGCATTCGGCAGAGCACTGCGGGTGTCCGGAAGTGTCGACGTGTCAGAAGTCGACCACTGGGTACGCGCAGGGCACCCACCCAGAGCAGTACCTCTCGAACAGAACAGGCACAAGCACTCATGA
- the rbfA gene encoding 30S ribosome-binding factor RbfA: MVDPARARKLAKRIGTIVATAIDHEIKDPRLAFVTITDTKVTADLHDATVYYTVMGADLESEPDLVSAAAGLEKAKGVLRSKVGAGTGVRFTPTLTFVADTVPDTARHMEELLARARAADDEVARVAAGASPAGDPDPYKEPRVEDADDADVDVDEPSGSRQAD; encoded by the coding sequence ATGGTGGATCCCGCCCGGGCACGCAAACTCGCCAAGCGCATCGGAACGATCGTCGCGACGGCGATCGACCACGAAATCAAGGACCCTCGCCTGGCGTTCGTCACCATCACCGACACGAAGGTGACGGCCGACCTCCACGACGCCACGGTGTACTACACCGTGATGGGCGCGGACCTCGAGTCCGAACCCGATCTCGTCTCCGCCGCCGCGGGGCTGGAGAAGGCGAAGGGGGTGCTGCGTTCGAAGGTGGGCGCAGGCACCGGAGTCCGTTTCACGCCGACGCTGACGTTCGTCGCGGACACGGTCCCCGACACCGCACGGCACATGGAGGAACTCCTCGCCCGGGCCCGCGCCGCCGACGACGAGGTCGCGCGTGTCGCGGCCGGTGCGTCTCCGGCCGGCGACCCCGATCCCTACAAGGAGCCCCGAGTCGAGGACGCGGACGACGCCGACGTCGACGTCGACGAGCCGTCCGGTTCGCGCCAGGCGGACTGA
- a CDS encoding MATE family efflux transporter has protein sequence MVDVSEVTGDATARTVFGLALPALGVLAAEPIYLLFDIAVVGRLGALALAGLAVGGLILAQVSTQLTFLSYGTTARASRMHGAGDERAAVREGVQATWLALGIGALVIVLAHLCARPVTSAIAGSSDIAAAAESWLRIAVFGAPLILVAMAGNGWMRGVQNTVRPLRFVLAGLVVSAVACPVLVHGLWGAPRLELEGSAVANVVGQAVSASLFVGALVVERVPLRPRWRVMRAQMVLGRDLILRSLAFQACFLSAAAVASRFGAAAVAAHQVVLQLWNLVALTLDSLAIAAQALVGAALGAGHAKGATRLSWRITRWSTIFATGLALFFALGHGVIPELFTSDRAVLDEMAVAWWFFVAIMPVAGVVFALDGVLLGAGDVAFLRNATLSCALVGFLPLIWLSMLRDWGLAGIWTGLTVFIVLRMLAVVWRVGSGRWAVVGTDLQARRGSDSVPAAEHDRKGG, from the coding sequence TTGGTCGACGTCTCTGAAGTCACGGGCGACGCCACCGCCCGGACGGTGTTCGGGCTGGCCCTGCCGGCACTCGGTGTTCTCGCCGCCGAACCGATCTATCTCCTCTTCGACATCGCCGTCGTCGGGCGCCTGGGTGCGCTGGCGCTCGCCGGACTTGCCGTCGGCGGACTCATCCTCGCGCAGGTCAGCACGCAGCTGACGTTCCTGTCCTACGGCACGACGGCGCGTGCGTCCCGGATGCACGGGGCCGGCGACGAGCGCGCCGCGGTGCGGGAGGGCGTCCAGGCCACGTGGCTGGCGCTCGGCATCGGCGCCCTCGTGATCGTGCTCGCCCACCTGTGCGCGCGACCGGTCACGTCGGCGATCGCCGGCAGTTCCGACATCGCGGCAGCCGCCGAGAGCTGGTTGCGGATCGCCGTGTTCGGAGCGCCGCTGATTCTCGTCGCGATGGCCGGGAACGGGTGGATGCGCGGGGTGCAGAACACGGTGCGACCACTGCGTTTCGTCCTCGCCGGCCTCGTCGTGTCGGCCGTGGCCTGCCCGGTGCTGGTGCACGGACTGTGGGGCGCCCCGCGCCTGGAACTCGAGGGGTCGGCCGTCGCCAACGTGGTCGGGCAGGCGGTGTCCGCGAGCTTGTTCGTCGGCGCGCTGGTCGTCGAGCGAGTGCCGTTGCGTCCGCGGTGGCGCGTCATGCGCGCGCAGATGGTGCTCGGCCGGGATCTGATCCTGCGGAGCCTCGCGTTCCAGGCGTGCTTCCTCTCGGCGGCCGCCGTGGCGTCCCGCTTCGGGGCGGCCGCGGTCGCCGCGCACCAGGTGGTGCTGCAGTTGTGGAACCTCGTCGCGCTCACCCTCGACTCCCTCGCGATCGCCGCACAGGCGTTGGTCGGAGCGGCGCTGGGAGCGGGGCACGCGAAGGGTGCGACGCGGCTGTCGTGGCGGATCACCCGGTGGTCCACGATCTTCGCGACGGGATTGGCCCTGTTCTTCGCTCTGGGCCACGGGGTGATACCCGAACTGTTCACGTCCGATCGGGCCGTGCTCGACGAGATGGCGGTGGCCTGGTGGTTCTTCGTCGCGATCATGCCCGTCGCCGGAGTCGTGTTCGCTCTCGACGGGGTGCTGCTCGGGGCCGGCGACGTCGCCTTCCTCCGGAACGCGACGCTGTCGTGCGCGTTGGTCGGATTCCTGCCGCTGATCTGGCTGTCGATGCTGCGGGACTGGGGCCTCGCGGGAATCTGGACGGGCCTCACGGTGTTCATAGTTCTTCGGATGCTCGCGGTCGTGTGGCGCGTCGGTTCGGGCCGCTGGGCCGTGGTCGGGACCGACCTGCAGGCGCGGCGCGGATCGGACAGTGTTCCGGCAGCGGAACACGATCGGAAAGGTGGTTGA